The Acidimicrobiales bacterium genome includes a window with the following:
- the tgt gene encoding tRNA guanosine(34) transglycosylase Tgt: MRAEFTESAIDGGARSGTVRVPGGTFRTPCFMPVGTRGAVRHLSSVDLAELGAEVVLGNTYHLMLRPGAEVIRAHGGLGAFAGWEGLTLTDSGGYQIFSLKPKVDDQGATFRSTYDGSTHVLTPEGAAEVQADLGADIQMVLDVCPALPATEKVLRAAVVRTATWAGRGRRAFLEHPDAAGRQSQFGIVQGGTDTGLRIESAERTLEVGFDGYAVGGLSVGETRDQMLEPLAAVTSLLPADQPRYFMGLGDPAGLVEVVAAGIDMFDCVLPTRHARHGTVLTTAGRLNLRNARFATDDSPLDPAFPASPAGRWSRAYLRHLLMTDEPTGGRLLSMHNLAWLLDFVDRLRASIEAGTFEAFRSDTLTVWG, from the coding sequence GTGAGAGCCGAGTTCACCGAGTCGGCGATCGACGGAGGCGCACGTTCCGGCACGGTTCGGGTGCCCGGGGGAACGTTCCGGACCCCATGCTTCATGCCGGTCGGAACGAGGGGAGCGGTACGGCACCTCTCATCGGTCGATCTGGCCGAACTGGGAGCCGAGGTGGTCCTCGGAAACACGTACCACCTGATGCTGCGACCGGGTGCCGAGGTGATCCGGGCACACGGGGGACTGGGCGCCTTCGCCGGTTGGGAGGGGCTCACCCTCACCGACTCAGGTGGCTACCAGATCTTCTCGCTGAAGCCGAAGGTCGATGACCAGGGCGCCACCTTTCGATCGACCTATGACGGGTCCACCCACGTGCTCACCCCGGAGGGGGCAGCCGAAGTCCAAGCCGACCTGGGAGCTGACATCCAGATGGTCCTGGACGTGTGTCCTGCCCTGCCGGCAACGGAGAAGGTCCTCCGGGCCGCGGTAGTCCGCACCGCGACATGGGCCGGCCGGGGCCGTCGGGCCTTCCTGGAACACCCGGATGCCGCTGGCCGGCAGAGCCAGTTCGGCATCGTGCAGGGAGGCACCGACACCGGTCTGCGGATAGAGAGCGCCGAGCGGACCCTCGAGGTGGGTTTCGACGGCTACGCGGTGGGTGGTCTCAGCGTGGGAGAGACCCGTGACCAGATGCTGGAGCCCCTGGCTGCGGTGACGAGTTTGCTTCCGGCCGACCAACCGCGCTACTTCATGGGTCTCGGGGACCCGGCGGGCCTCGTCGAGGTGGTGGCGGCCGGGATCGACATGTTCGACTGCGTCCTGCCCACCCGGCACGCGCGGCACGGGACAGTGCTGACCACTGCTGGACGTCTCAACCTGCGAAACGCCCGGTTTGCCACCGACGATTCGCCCCTGGATCCCGCTTTCCCGGCCAGCCCGGCTGGGCGGTGGTCCAGGGCTTACCTGCGACACCTCCTGATGACCGACGAACCCACCGGTGGTCGGCTCCTCTCGATGCACAACCTGGCCTGGTTGCTGGACTTCGTGGATCGTCTCCGGGCATCCATCGAGGCCGGAACGTTCGAGGCGTTCCGGAGCGACACCCTGACCGTCTGGGGTTAG
- the yajC gene encoding preprotein translocase subunit YajC codes for MAGFIPLILIFGLMYVLMIRPQQRKVKEQQALVSSISAGDEVVLSSGIFGVVKEVDGDDEHVLWIEVYSGIELKVLRSAVDRRFNEPTTVDEELVAEEPVTAEPGEETGSEETGSDEA; via the coding sequence GTGGCCGGCTTCATCCCCCTGATCCTCATCTTCGGGCTCATGTACGTGCTCATGATCCGACCGCAGCAGCGCAAGGTGAAGGAGCAGCAGGCACTCGTATCGTCGATCTCGGCGGGTGATGAGGTGGTCCTCAGTTCGGGCATCTTCGGGGTCGTGAAGGAGGTCGACGGCGACGACGAGCACGTGCTGTGGATTGAGGTGTACTCGGGCATCGAGCTGAAGGTTCTGCGAAGTGCCGTGGATCGTCGCTTCAACGAGCCCACCACCGTTGACGAGGAACTGGTTGCTGAGGAACCGGTCACCGCGGAACCGGGCGAAGAGACCGGTTCCGAAGAGACCGGTTCAGACGAGGCCTGA
- the secD gene encoding protein translocase subunit SecD — MPRRQLVYLLGIVILSVLASTMTVVWGNKPLLGLDLQGGVSVRLVATEPATEEMLDQTVSIIRDRVDGLGVAEPEISRTETGVLVSLPGVDDQDRALSLVGTTAELRFRPVCSVTSTVRPETPASGSWSTAHAMCSEVNTGAVVPAIGADGYTAPEDDLAENFVVLGLRGDTAGQRYLLGPSVLTGEAIADANPLFIDYQWQVGLDLHQGQVGIDGFNEVAARCYTGDPSCPLAVGSTNGRLAIVLDGQVVTAPSIRAPQFQHDAILISGGFEKAEADDVSLSLRYGALPVELEPDNTRVVSATIGEDSLRAGVVAGLVGLLLVALFIVTYYRILGLVALLSLGISGVLLWAIIAHLGTQSGLALTLAGITGMIVAVGVSVDSNIVYFEHLKEDVRDGRTARSSVDRAFPIAFSTIVKADLASLIGAGLLWALTVGAVRGFALYLGLATILDLVATYFFMGPMVRLLATTRWFADHPERFGLPASGAVSARRGAVPSEVGA, encoded by the coding sequence ATGCCCCGCCGTCAACTTGTCTACCTGCTCGGGATCGTCATCCTGAGCGTCCTCGCCTCGACCATGACCGTGGTCTGGGGCAACAAGCCCCTGCTCGGGCTCGACCTGCAGGGTGGCGTGTCGGTTCGGCTGGTAGCCACCGAGCCGGCCACCGAGGAGATGCTCGACCAGACGGTGTCGATCATTCGTGACCGGGTCGATGGACTCGGCGTGGCCGAACCCGAGATCTCCCGGACCGAGACCGGTGTGCTGGTCTCGCTTCCGGGGGTGGACGACCAGGACCGGGCCCTGTCGCTCGTGGGCACCACGGCCGAACTTCGCTTCCGGCCGGTCTGTAGCGTCACCTCGACAGTCCGTCCCGAGACACCGGCGTCAGGCTCGTGGTCGACTGCCCATGCCATGTGTTCGGAGGTCAATACCGGAGCGGTGGTGCCGGCCATCGGTGCCGACGGGTACACCGCCCCGGAGGACGATCTTGCCGAGAACTTCGTGGTGCTGGGGCTTCGTGGCGACACCGCCGGCCAGCGCTACCTGCTGGGACCATCGGTCCTGACCGGTGAAGCGATCGCTGACGCCAACCCGCTGTTCATCGACTACCAGTGGCAGGTCGGACTGGACCTCCATCAGGGACAGGTCGGCATCGACGGTTTCAACGAGGTGGCGGCCCGGTGCTACACGGGTGACCCCTCGTGCCCCCTGGCTGTCGGTTCGACCAACGGCCGTCTAGCCATCGTGCTTGATGGCCAAGTGGTCACCGCACCATCCATCCGGGCGCCCCAGTTCCAGCACGACGCCATCCTGATCTCCGGTGGGTTCGAGAAGGCCGAGGCCGACGACGTGTCGCTCTCGCTGCGCTACGGCGCGCTGCCCGTGGAACTCGAACCCGATAACACCAGGGTGGTGTCGGCGACCATTGGCGAGGACTCCCTGAGGGCCGGCGTGGTAGCCGGCCTGGTCGGCCTGCTACTGGTTGCCCTGTTCATCGTGACCTACTACCGCATCCTCGGTCTGGTGGCTCTGTTGAGTCTCGGGATCTCCGGTGTGCTCCTGTGGGCCATCATCGCCCACCTCGGAACCCAGTCGGGGTTGGCCCTCACGCTGGCCGGTATCACCGGCATGATCGTGGCCGTCGGCGTCTCGGTGGACTCCAACATCGTCTACTTCGAACACCTCAAGGAAGACGTCCGCGACGGTAGAACTGCCCGGTCCTCGGTCGACCGGGCCTTTCCGATCGCCTTTTCGACCATCGTCAAAGCCGATCTGGCTTCGCTGATCGGCGCCGGCCTGTTGTGGGCGCTCACCGTCGGTGCTGTTCGGGGCTTCGCCCTCTACCTCGGCCTGGCAACCATCCTGGACCTGGTGGCCACCTACTTCTTCATGGGTCCGATGGTGCGCCTGTTGGCCACCACACGCTGGTTTGCCGATCACCCTGAACGCTTCGGCCTGCCCGCCTCGGGTGCCGTGTCGGCTCGAAGGGGCGCAGTCCCATCGGAGGTCGGAGCATGA
- the queA gene encoding tRNA preQ1(34) S-adenosylmethionine ribosyltransferase-isomerase QueA — MGPDDFDYDLPASAIAQEPLADRSAARLLDATGPSVVHRTVRDLPSLLGPADILVLNNTRVLPARLRLRRPTGGAAEVLLLHPVDEHRAQQLDPQNPDDLRQDGHLWEALVRPSRRLPDGVVLTPDGPNIEGLAGLAVEVGADLGEGRRHVRIRTGDDDLEAALDRYGEMPLPPYLTTVLADPERYQTVFSDRPASAAAPTAGLHLTDDVLERCRSAGARVEYLELVVGLDTFRPVTVGDFDDHRMHHERYQVAPEVIEACLAARRNGGRVVATGTTTVRALESAARFGPAGSTDLFIRPPFEFQMVDALMTNFHLPRSTLLVMLEAFAGTRWRDLYRGALNDGYRFLSFGDAMLVARTATDLPGETDR; from the coding sequence ATGGGGCCCGACGATTTCGACTACGACCTCCCGGCGTCGGCCATAGCCCAGGAGCCGCTGGCCGACCGCTCGGCGGCCCGGCTGCTGGACGCCACCGGCCCCTCGGTCGTTCATAGAACAGTGAGGGACCTGCCCTCGCTCCTCGGGCCCGCAGACATCTTGGTTCTCAACAACACGAGGGTCCTGCCGGCACGACTGCGCCTCAGGCGACCCACCGGCGGTGCCGCCGAGGTCCTGTTGTTGCATCCGGTCGACGAACATCGTGCCCAGCAGCTGGATCCCCAGAACCCGGACGACCTTCGTCAGGATGGCCATCTCTGGGAGGCACTGGTTCGGCCCAGTCGTCGACTACCCGACGGTGTCGTCCTGACCCCCGACGGACCCAACATCGAGGGATTAGCCGGATTGGCCGTCGAGGTGGGCGCCGATCTGGGCGAGGGGCGCCGTCATGTCCGGATCCGGACCGGCGACGATGATCTTGAGGCTGCCCTGGATCGGTACGGCGAGATGCCGCTCCCGCCGTACCTCACCACCGTGCTGGCAGACCCGGAGCGTTACCAGACGGTGTTCAGTGACCGGCCGGCGTCGGCCGCCGCTCCCACCGCCGGCCTGCATCTGACCGACGACGTCCTGGAACGCTGCCGATCGGCAGGAGCACGCGTCGAGTACCTCGAACTGGTGGTGGGCCTGGACACGTTCCGACCGGTGACCGTGGGCGACTTCGACGACCACCGGATGCACCACGAGCGTTACCAGGTGGCCCCGGAGGTGATCGAGGCCTGTCTGGCGGCCCGCCGCAACGGCGGACGGGTGGTGGCGACGGGCACCACCACGGTCCGGGCACTGGAATCCGCGGCCCGGTTCGGCCCCGCTGGATCGACGGACCTGTTCATCCGGCCCCCCTTCGAGTTCCAGATGGTGGATGCCCTGATGACGAACTTCCACCTGCCACGGTCCACGCTTCTGGTCATGCTCGAAGCGTTCGCAGGGACAAGGTGGCGCGACCTCTATCGGGGAGCCCTCAACGACGGGTACCGCTTCCTCTCGTTCGGGGACGCCATGCTGGTGGCCCGCACCGCGACGGATCTACCGGGGGAGACAGACCGGTGA
- the secF gene encoding protein translocase subunit SecF, with product MKTLRALYRGESPVDFPLLWRPAVTTSVVAVVLGLLSFAVFGLNLGLDFEGGTSYEVRAPDVSVADARELMADLGAPEARIQLVDDDLVLVRSDVQDPVRAAEIRDGLAAGLGPVVAFEQVGPTWGDEVTGKAVKALIVFFIVVAMYIAVRLEWKMAVGALVAVAHDIVLSVGVYSVFRFEITPATVIAFLTIMGYSLYDTIVVYDKVREVVGRLGATERYTYSELMNLALNRVAMRSINTSITSAIPVLSMLVVGSFILGAGTLREFAVALLVGIAVGSYSSLFLASSLVSVLKEREERWSQIALKVRNRTGDDVDGSMKGTRTIERSDAVGVDTRAAPRRAPGGGPAKRRPTMTAPTGGGVPPRPRKKKR from the coding sequence ATGAAGACCCTACGAGCCCTCTATCGCGGCGAATCGCCGGTCGACTTTCCCTTGCTGTGGCGCCCGGCCGTCACCACGTCGGTGGTGGCCGTCGTCCTGGGCCTGCTTTCGTTTGCCGTCTTTGGCCTGAACCTGGGCCTCGACTTCGAGGGTGGAACCTCTTATGAGGTCCGGGCACCTGACGTGTCGGTAGCTGACGCCCGTGAGTTGATGGCCGACCTCGGGGCGCCCGAGGCCCGCATCCAACTGGTTGACGACGATCTGGTCCTGGTGCGCTCCGACGTTCAGGACCCGGTCCGCGCCGCGGAGATCCGTGATGGTCTGGCCGCTGGTCTAGGCCCCGTGGTGGCCTTCGAGCAGGTCGGACCCACATGGGGCGACGAAGTCACCGGCAAGGCGGTCAAGGCACTGATCGTCTTCTTCATCGTGGTGGCGATGTACATCGCCGTCCGTCTGGAATGGAAGATGGCGGTCGGTGCATTGGTCGCCGTGGCCCACGACATCGTGCTGAGCGTCGGCGTCTATTCGGTCTTCCGGTTCGAGATCACCCCAGCTACGGTCATCGCCTTCCTGACCATCATGGGGTACTCGCTCTACGACACCATCGTGGTCTACGACAAGGTGCGAGAGGTCGTCGGCCGTCTAGGTGCGACCGAGCGGTACACCTATTCGGAACTCATGAACCTGGCCTTGAACCGGGTGGCCATGCGGTCCATCAACACCAGCATCACCTCGGCCATCCCGGTCTTGTCGATGCTGGTGGTGGGTTCGTTCATCCTGGGGGCGGGCACCCTGCGCGAGTTCGCGGTGGCTCTCCTGGTGGGCATCGCCGTGGGTTCCTACTCGTCGCTTTTCCTGGCCTCGTCGTTGGTTTCCGTGCTCAAGGAGCGCGAGGAGCGGTGGAGTCAGATCGCCCTCAAGGTCCGGAATCGAACGGGCGACGATGTCGACGGGTCCATGAAGGGGACACGGACCATCGAGCGGAGCGATGCGGTGGGTGTCGACACCCGGGCCGCACCGCGGCGGGCGCCCGGTGGTGGCCCGGCGAAGCGTCGTCCGACCATGACGGCGCCGACAGGCGGTGGCGTGCCGCCCCGCCCACGCAAGAAGAAGCGCTGA